A window of Ipomoea triloba cultivar NCNSP0323 chromosome 2, ASM357664v1 contains these coding sequences:
- the LOC116011342 gene encoding laccase-1 yields MGSPHKLSIFGIVLLVLSSLPSSFSSTTTQFTFNVEWKDVERLCHMRKVLTINGEYPGPTIIVHEGDNVEIKVTNRVARNTTLHWHGVRQIRTAWADGPAYITQCPIGPGGSYTYKFKIINQRGTLWWHAHLGWQRSSVHGAFIIYPRLPYPFSTKIQHDIPIIFGEWWNGDVEAIENDMMLYGSGPNSSDAYTINGLPGPLYPCSTKDTFVETIEQGKTYLLRIINAALNDELFFAVANHTLTVVEIDAVYTKPFTTTAIMVAPGQTTNVLLTANQDPHGPNGAAFVMAARPYLTSVFPFDNSTTIGFFNYKPNNKNNNALTGKHHYDLPSNLPEMTDTKFATKFADSLRSLGSRDYPCKVPKKIDRRVITTISLNLQDCPANETCKGYRNKKFYASMNNQSFVRQHSMSILESHYRNVSTSPNFPENPPHPFNYTGVDPVAENMNTEFGTRLLVVPYGTRLEMVLQDTNFLNPENHPIHIHGHNFFIVGRGFGNFDVAKDPAGYNLVDPPERNTVAVPVGGWAAIRLVADNPGVWFIHCHLEEHTTWGLAMGLVVNGGQHPSQCLLPPPNDLPSC; encoded by the exons ATGGGAAGCCCCCACAAGCTATCAATCTTTGGCATAGTCTTACTAGTTTTGTCATCACTGCCATCTTCTTTCTCATCAACAACGACACAATTTACGTTCAAT GTGGAGTGGAAGGATGTAGAACGTTTGTGCCATATGAGGAAAGTGCTAACCATAAATGGAGAATATCCCGGGCCAACCATCATAGTTCATGAAGGTGACAATGTTGAGATTAAAGTTACTAATCGGGTTGCAAGAAACACTACTCTCCACTG GCATGGTGTTAGACAGATAAGAACGGCTTGGGCTGACGGTCCAGCTTATATTACACAATGTCCTATTGGACCTGGCGGATCTTATACTTACAAATTCAAAATCATTAATCAAAGAGGAACGCTATGGTGGCATGCCCATCTTGGATGGCAACGTTCAAGTGTCCATGGTGCCTTCATCATCTACCCTCGCTTGCCTTATCCATTTTCAACCAAAATTCAACATGATATTCCCATTATATTCG GTGAGTGGTGGAATGGAGATGTTGAAGCAATTGAGAATGACATGATGTTATATGGCAGCGGCCCTAATTCCTCAGATGCTTATACCATCAATGGCCTTCCAGGACCATTGTATCCTTGTTCTACCAAAG ATACTTTCGTGGAGACAATCGAACAaggaaaaacatatttgcttAGGATCATAAACGCAGCACTTAACGACGAGCTCTTCTTCGCCGTCGCAAACCATACACTAACGGTGGTGGAAATTGACGCCGTTTATACAAAGCCCTTCACCACCACTGCCATAATGGTCGCCCCTGGACAGACAACAAACGTCCTGCTAACGGCAAATCAAGATCCCCACGGCCCTAATGGCGCCGCGTTTGTCATGGCGGCCAGGCCTTATCTCACCTCAGTTTTCCCCTTCGATAATTCCACCACAATCGGCTTCTTTAATTACAAacccaataataaaaataataatgcccTTACCGGAAAACACCATTACGATCTGCCTTCCAATCTGCCTGAAATGACCGACACTAAATTCGCGACAAAGTTTGCCGACAGTTTACGTAGCCTCGGATCCAGAGATTACCCGTGTAAGGTCCCGAAGAAGATCGACAGGCGCGTGATCACAACGATCAGTCTGAACCTGCAAGATTGTCCGGCGAATGAAACATGCAAAGGTTACAGAAACAAGAAATTCTACGCGTCCATGAATAACCAGTCATTCGTTAGACAACATTCAATGTCGATCCTAGAATCCCATTACAGGAATGTCAGCACCTCTCCCAACTTCCCAGAGAACCCACCCCACCCGTTTAACTACACCGGGGTGGATCCCGTGGCAGAAAACATGAACACCGAATTCGGGACACGACTGCTTGTGGTGCCATACGGTACGAGGTTAGAGATGGTGTTACAGGACACCAATTTCTTGAACCCGGAGAACCATCCTATTCACATCCATGGACACAATTTCTTCATTGTGGGGAGGGGGTTCGGGAACTTTGACGTGGCGAAGGATCCGGCAGGGTACAACCTGGTGGACCCGCCAGAGAGGAACACGGTGGCGGTGCCGGTGGGGGGATGGGCTGCAATTAGGCTGGTGGCGGATAATCCCGGGGTGTGGTTCATACATTGCCATCTTGAAGAACACACCACATGGGGGCTCGCTATGGGTTTGGTTGTGAATGGCGGCCAACATCCTTCTCAATGCTTACTTCCTCCTCCCAATGATTTACCAAGCTGCTGA